From the Leishmania panamensis strain MHOM/PA/94/PSC-1 chromosome 31 sequence genome, one window contains:
- a CDS encoding calpain-like cysteine peptidase, putative (TriTrypDB/GeneDB-style sysID: LpmP.31.0380) codes for MSVAMAEQQPPEFPPGYVMPLPSRPSKMDEDALHPVRVPTPLPDLLPRSMKDIQKMRNLQSDGDAAKKYVPPRRDLPPPYVNDDECDEFEDKTIDTTILNMSEKDRAKRTGQAYQLNGPSIEGDVTPVFENGLLFKVVTPDGTWYYYNDTDKYEMHVKFTFGAKSDLQPGDKVELYVMNTSELSASLVIFPGETTKLVSGKINGFKCSAKAVPLNDDKRDILYGEVNDRIADDLMDMAQAIGVREDDLTEEKVLAYCEENEKPYIDCDFRPCDYSLYRSDVDTYLPRFIPWHRPSTWIPEEQLKEVRLFRREILPSQVTHGSIGDTYLVSAMAALTDANGGRLHDLFRHPVSAANGKIERALGAYWVTINFNGWWLPVLLDDFLPATHDGPEFARCALDMRRMWVALLEKTYAKVHGSYANIARGDPLEPLSEFTGFPVTRYESFWEDARAGDDSLFQEMHSYDRMGYLQVLCTPSDGGEVFGNTNVVSANPELESAYEKMGLLLHHGYAVLQAEYFEDLDLRLLRLRNPWGNGSEWTGAWGKSDKRWSKYPSVHNACYKHGGSPADPDRTFWMEWSDALKMFSGGGCCHLRTPWLDYRVRGEFAHGIPTISFEINVSAPTEAYITLSQEDERDDPSLEYHALLLSVFRHSGKKEKLDATSNSLVEKPDRQLKFNFSRDVALKYTFLPEHSPYFVIPRIHDPSVTKPYVMGLLLDTYVGNGIKVEFKRVDRNCRVFANMPSFTQAGMMEDTAAEYQIRTPRQPIECIGEEIVDERLREFGIME; via the coding sequence ATGTCTGTTGCAATGGCCGAGCAGCAACCCCCTGAATTCCCGCCGGGCTacgtgatgccgctgccctcGCGTCCGAGCAAGATGGACGAAGACGCGCTGCACCCCGTACGCGTGCCGACACCGCTCCCGGACCTCCTGCCACGCAGCATGAAGGACATCCAGAAGATGCGCAACCTGCAGTCCGATGGAGACGCCGCCAAGAAGTatgtgccgccgcgccgcgacCTACCACCGCCGTACGTGAACGACGACGAGTGCGACGAGTTCGAGGACAAGACGATCGACACGACTATCCTCAACATGTCGGAGAAGGACCGCGCGAAGCGCACGGGCCAAGCCTATCAGCTCAACGGCCCCTCCATCGAGGGTGACGTCACGCCGGTCTTCGAGAACGGCCTGCTGTTCAAGGTGGTAACGCCGGATGGCACTTGGTACTACTACAACGACACAGACAAGTACGAGATGCACGTGAAGTTCACCTTCGGCGCCAAGTCGGACCTGCAGCCCGGGGACAAGGTCGAGCTGTACGTTATGAACACCAGCGAGCTGTCCGCCTCCCTCGTTATTTTCCCTGGCGAGACGACGAAGCTGGTTTCCGGCAAGATTAACGGCTTCAAGTGCAGCGCCAAGGCAGTGCCACTGAACGACGACAAGCGTGACATCCTCTACGGTGAAGTCAACGACCGCATTGCCGACGATCTGATGGACATGGCGCAGGCCATCGGTGTGCGTGAGGACGACCTcacagaggagaaggtgctggcgTACTgcgaggagaacgagaaaCCGTACATCGACTGCGACTTCCGTCCGTGCGATTACTCACTCTACCGCTCTGACGTGGACACGTACCTGCCGCGCTTTATCCCATGGCACCGCCCCTCCACCTGGATCCcggaggagcagctcaaggaggtgcgcctcttccgccgCGAAATCCTGCCGTCTCAGGTGACGCACGGCTCCATTGGTGACACCTACCTCGTCTCCGCCATGGCGGCCCTGACCGACGCCAACGGTGGCCGGCTGCATGACCTTTTCCGCCACCCCGTGAGTGCTGCCAACGGCAAGATTGAGCGTGCTCTCGGTGCCTACTGGGTCACGATTAACTTCAATGGTTGGTGGCTGCCGGTGCTTCTCGACGACTTCTTGCCTGCGACGCACGACGGCCCCGAATTTGCGCGGTGCGCGCTCGACATGCGGCGCATGTGGGTGGCACTACTGGAGAAGACCTACGCGAAGGTGCACGGCTCCTACGCAAACATTGCGAGGGGCGATCCGCTGGAGCCGCTCTCGGAGTTTACCGGCTTCCCAGTGACCCGCTACGAGAGCTTCTGGGAGGACGCGCGGGCCGGTGACGACAGCCTATTCCAGGAGATGCACTCCTACGACAGGATGGGGTACCTACAGGTGCTCTGCACCCCGtccgacggcggcgaggtATTCGGCAACACGAACGTCGTGAGTGCTAACCCGGAGTTGGAGTCGGCGTACGAGAAGATGGGCCTTCTTCTACACCACGGCtatgcggtgctgcaggcggagTACTTTGAGGACCTcgacctccgcctcctgcgcctccgcAACCCGTGGGGCAACGGCTCCGAGTGGACTGGCGCGTGGGGCAAGAGCGACAAGCGCTGGAGCAAGTACCCGTCCGTGCACAATGCGTGCTACAAGCACGGCGGCAGCCCAGCTGACCCCGACCGCACCTTCTGGATGGAGTGGAGCGACGCGCTCAAGATGTTCTcaggcggtggctgctgtcACCTGCGCACGCCGTGGTTGGACTACCGCGTCCGCGGCGAGTTCGCGCATGGCATCCCAACCATCTCTTTCGAGATCAACGTCTCCGCGCCGACGGAGGCCTACATCACTCTCTCGCAGGAGGACGAGCGTGACGACCCGTCGCTGGAGTACCACGCCCTGCTGCTAAGCGTGTTCCGGCACAGCGGCAAGAAGGAGAAGTTGGACGCGACCAGCAACTCGCTGGTGGAGAAACCGGACCGTCAGCTCAAGTTCAACTTCTCGCGCGATGTGGCGTTGAAGTACACATTTTTACCGGAGCACAGCCCGTACTTTGTCATCCCCCGCATCCACGACCCGAGCGTGACGAAGCCGTACGTGATGGGCTTGCTGCTGGACACTTACGTGGGCAACGGTATTAAGGTGGAGTTCAAGCGGGTAGACCGCAACTGTCGCGTCTTTGCGAACATGCCATCCTTTACCCAGGCAGGAATGATGGAGGATACGGCGGCCGAGTACCAGATCCGCACTCCCCGGCAGCCGATCGAGTGTATTGGGGAGGAAATCGTCGACGAGCGACTCCGCGAGTTCGGCATCATGGAGTAG
- a CDS encoding calpain-like protein, putative (TriTrypDB/GeneDB-style sysID: LpmP.31.0390), with product MPPVGDDKPASLQVQPPPPNTSTKHWLRSRRPCLRSTAAPESSGVGSRPVRGAAKKDPSRISPAPTGLQHVVQPFELGSTEVALIESTSSLTADSVLPEERPKTRQYGLADSLQISPANRVAAEKLVAFVCAVSDPEVLHVVYDYLEEHQKAVPRYRLATSACRELLERKEEVLLACLPTSRGNPHQFTQRSAVSAHHSRGESVPQLVDSPDKKVVAARTGDNLTEAQRFLQQVEEEEEEGCDKGDDDDPYSDEFDDFNCFPTPYIPSTRFRFGQPSVSGLVTRVFAEGMLYKIKTPNGEYYFYNDTLQELMVVRVQCCLRGDEKINERAMLAPIAGTGETEVTIAVLPEETYFFMSGVAHMPHFLAKRVPVPLDYVSPSVTQSLRKTNADINAVRKLLGKWSRASDQQAYLKCCLKNHLRFTDLNFRPSAESLYRPEFDVVAIPAVTWRRPEEYINLAEVSQTRLFRGEISCFLVKQGELSNHTVVAAIAAVAQFPVHVRWMFRHPVSAHVGKMERALGCYRVTLLHNGWWHAYLVDDYVPASLRGPLFARCPEDPRRLWVQLLEKAYAKSLGSYAATCLVDTMEALGDFTGFPVRFLDSMWTAAALKPNDHSSRSLFHYLELSVRAGCTVLLFSPGPSDEQSSATVDLSRKRSSRILPVKDTVPQFLPGHIYFLRDVAFYQELDLRMAQLKNPWTWETKNMTHYEKKWKYTTWYDRPDSSLSALGSIATSLSGQVSSCGPPSHVAVPRACADLSSVKIARNEHKGTMWVEWGEVLAAFAGGGVCYTMWNRHRYRVRNAFAEGRPRLVLELKARRKVELFVTLSLETVGETLDSFGTVVASRPIPLHGTALSVVHRQASQSAKVVSESCDDIECATGCRTYIVARDVSMKVVVEPNMSSNGAAVLVVPLLDPSVVSGSVPSSGNGSALNTPSRAAVPEVRFVVSIVSDAVAGDGEDLSIHFISLRRSCGVFTDPTTTFPLVGTSHVTAQYQVCTDAGVVTCEGSRISGNEAKCV from the coding sequence ATGCCACCAGTAGGGGATGATAAGCCTGCTTCGCTTCAGgtacagccgccgccgccgaacACAAGCACGAAGCATTGGCTGCGCTCCCGAAGACCCTGCTTGAGATCCACCGCAGCCCCGGAGTCGAGCGGTGTTGGGAGTCGTCCGGTTCGTGGGGCGGCAAAGAAGGATCCCTCGCGCATCTCCCCTGCACCCACAGGGCTGCAGCACGTGGTGCAGCCCTTCGAGTTGGGTTCGACAGAGGTGGCCCTCATAGAGTCCACCTCGAGTCTCACGGCGGACTCAGTTTTGCCTGAAGAACGTCCCAAGACGCGGCAATACGGTCTCGCCGACAGCCTGCAGATCTCACCGGCGAACCGCGTTGCCGCAGAGAAATTGGTGGCTTTTGTGTGCGCTGTCTCGGACCCGGAGGTGCTACACGTCGTCTACGACTACCTCGAGGAGCATCAGAAGGCGGTGCCTCGCTATCGCCTCGCTACATCGGCGTGCCGTGAGCTACTGGAGCGCAAAGAAGAGGTGCTGCTAGCTTGCTTGCCCACTAGCCGCGGCAACCCTCACCAGTTTacacagcgcagcgcggTTTCTGCACATCACTCCCGTGGTGAGtcggtgccgcagctcgtGGACTCGCCGGACAagaaggtggtggcagcgaggACAGGGGACAACCTGACGGAGGCACAGCGCTTCCTGCAGCaggttgaggaggaggaggaggagggctgcGACAAGGGAGATGACGACGATCCTTATAGCGATGAGTTCGATGACTTCAACTGCTTCCCCACACCCTACATTCCATCTACCCGCTTCCGCTTTGGCCAGCCGAGCGTCTCCGGCCTCGTCACACGGGTCTTCGCGGAGGGCATGCTGTACAAGATCAAGACCCCAAATGGTGAGTACTACTTCTACAACGACACCCTGCAGGAGTTGATGGTGGTGCGCGTGCAGTGCTGTCTGCGCGGCGACGAGAAGATCAACGAACGCGCCATGCTCGCCCCCATCGCAGGCACAGGGGAGACGGAGGTTACGATCGCCGTCTTGCCTGAAGAAACGTACTTCTTCATGAGTGGAGTGGCGCATATGCCGCACTTCTTGGCGAAGCGagtgccggtgccgctggacTACGTCTCCCCGTCTGTTACGCAGTCACTGCGCAAGACCAACGCCGATATCAACGCCGTTCGCAAGCTGCTCGGCAAGTGGAGCCGCGCCTCGGACCAGCAGGCGTACCTCAAGTGCTGCCTCAAGAACCACCTCCGCTTCACCGACCTCAACTTCCGCCCGAGTGCGGAGAGTCTCTACCGCCCTGAGTTCGACGTAGTCGCCATCCCGGCCGTCACATGGCGGCGGCCGGAAGAGTACATCAACCTTGCCGAGGTTTCGCAGACTCGTCTCTTCCGCGGTGAGATCTCCTGTTTCCTGGTGAAGCAGGGAGAGCTGAGCAACCACACGGTAGTAGCTGCGatagcggcggtggcgcagttCCCTGTCCATGTGCGATGGATGTTTCGTCATCCTGTGAGCGCGCACGTGGGCAAGATGGAGAGGGCTCTGGGCTGCTACCGCGTGACGCTCCTGCACAATGGGTGGTGGCATGCCTACCTTGTCGACGACTACGTCCCTGCGTCGCTGAGAGGGCCGCTGTTTGCGCGCTGTCCCGAGGACCCGCGTCGGCTGTGGGTGCAGCTGCTAGAGAAGGCGTACGCCAAGTCGCTTGGCTCATACGCGGCGACGTGTCTCGTCGATACTATGGAGGCCCTCGGGGACTTCACCGGATTCCCAGTGCGCTTTCTGGACTCCATGTGgacagctgccgcactgAAGCCGAACGACCACTCGTCCCGATCGCTTTTCCACTACCTCGAGCTCAGTGTGCGGGCCGGCTGCACGGTGCTTCTGTTCTCCCCAGGCCCCTCGGACGAGCAGTCGAGCGCGACCGTTGACCTGTCCCGCAAGCGCTCCTCCCGAATTCTGCCTGTGAAGGACACAGTGCCGCAGTTCCTTCCCGGCCACATTTACTTCCTGCGCGACGTCGCCTTCTATCAGGAGCTGGATCTGCGCATGGCTCAGCTGAAGAACCCGTGGACGTGGGAGACGAAGAACATGACCCACTACGAGAAAAAGTGGAAGTACACTACGTGGTATGACCGGCCTGACTCCAGCCTCAGCGCCCTTGGCTCCATCGCGACGAGCTTGAGCGGACAGGTGTCCTCCTGCGGTCCGCCCTCGCATGTAGCTGTCCCCAGAGCCTGCGCGGACTTGTCGTCAGTGAAAATCGCTCGAAACGAACACAAGGGCACGATGTGGGTGGAGTGGGGAGAAGTGCTTGCGGCGTTTGCAGGTGGGGGCGTGTGCTACACCATGTGGAACCGACATCGGTACCGCGTGAGGAATGCCTTTGCGGAGGGTCGCCCACGGCTGGTTCTGGAGCTCAAAGCGCGGCGGAAGGTGGAGCTGTTCGTGACGCTTTCGCTGGAGACAGTGGGCGAGACCCTTGACAGCTTCGGCACCGTCGTAGCTTCCCGTCCCATTCCCCTCCACGGCACAGCTCTCTCAGTCGTTCATAGGCAGGCAAGCCAGTCGGCGAAAGTGGTCAGCGAGTCCTGCGACGATATTGAGTGTGCGACAGGCTGCAGAACGTACATTGTGGCGCGTGATGTGTCCATGAAGGTGGTCGTTGAGCCGAACatgagcagcaacggcgccgctgtaTTGGTTGTTCCGCTACTGGATCCAAGCGTAGTGAGCGGCAGCGTACCCAGCTCAGGCAACGGATCCGCCCTCAACACCCCCTCGAGGGCCGCTGTGCCAGAGGTGCGCTTTGTTGTGTCTATCGTCAGCGATGCCGTTGCGGGAGATGGTGAGGACTTGTCCATTCACTTCATATCCctgcggcggagctgcggcgTCTTCACGGACCCCACCACGACGTTCCCCCTGGTGGGCACCTCACACGTGACGGCACAGTATCAAGTATGCACGGACGCAGGCGTTGTGACGTGCGAGGGGTCTCGCATCTCTGGCAATGAAGCgaagtgtgtgtga
- a CDS encoding calpain-like cysteine peptidase, putative (TriTrypDB/GeneDB-style sysID: LpmP.31.0400), with the protein MVEPHRKFRLDAESVASLRAAVAANSKKQQRLEERLARCREQAARRSVLEQRLESLHTRIGELREMARPVALPPLSEDATASSNPNLPVSFSMSLGCTVLCPTSPGASGVLPQGNPSVATSSSVPDDFDETTIRLDSLPVPATWGRAASLFRYCGPSVKGIVSAVIDEGVLYRILTDGGDWAFYNDTRYYTVQVRYRIAAGSTVTPGNSVTVTGAGAEQELAMELGPEETKVFLTGRVMGFDSLCKAALLPRCVATAEEDEALCTEPQQHWSVLSTSYADVAVPVRHSVSTAHLVADCVAKQIRFVDLHFFPSHASLYRSGQDSFYVPPLHWRLPISYLPNDDSVRREVRLFRGAVLHPEGLRTGRLFPNHLFLSAAAGLACRWPQALRRLFIHPQGARQGKRDRAVGAHHVELCTGGWWCPWIVDEFFPAAARCPEFSHSADDLRVLWLLLLEKACAKVLGSYAATLNAPLEYFVSAFTGGPCKVLHEIWPGREDLRDSTAKATRFFALMKRLLRQRTTEMPSVVCWLRPYLSSAARTQKKGDPLEALYGDVGLDPNAATVVLGLETLRDGQCVVRLRQTAEKRRPAESWLDLWRRAGKLWVNEVSDLVFAMGETAGDTVWMALEDLPQYFQGGCVAPLTSDWGVAKVQGQFTQRQPSVVLQVTATAPTRLLVSVTQRHLDETGLSTLTLKDEDTLIGAGQTLAGLSCLLYSKGSGDSTHFLGSNGDSPDAFDLAQEPHFVYEREVAAGYLLDPCQGPYYAVPFVSSISSDVAYTITAQLVVAESRSTAAPLATPESSTATVRFMTTKPGTTLFSSLVQPILRESSMEVSATSWNYQSSSPKQLRMYYSTGVSVTLVLGGSDVPQQQQPDTSTPGPMYTCERTSTAEAH; encoded by the coding sequence ATGGTGGAGCCCCATCGCAAATTTCGGCTAGACGCCGAGTCTGTCGCGTCTCTTAGGGCTGCCGTCGCAGCGAACTctaagaagcagcagcggctggaaGAGCGTCTTGCGCGCTGCCGTgagcaggcggcgcgccgctcaGTGCTGGAGCAGAGACTCGAGAGTCTCCACACACGAATTGGGGAGCTACGCGAGATGGCCCGACCGGTGGCTTTACCACCGCTCTCAGAAGACGCGACGGCGTCATCAAATCCTAACTTGCCAGTTTCCTTCTCCATGTCTCTGGGGTGCACAGTCTTGTGCCCCACCTCGCCTGGTGCATCGGGTGTGTTGCCGCAGGGCAACCCATCTGTAGCCACCAGTTCGTCGGTCCCGGACGATTTTGACGAGACCACTATCCGTCTCGACTCTCTGCCAGTGCCCGCTACGTGGGGGCGGGCGGCGTCGCTCTTCCGCTACTGTGGCCCTTCTGTGAAAGGCATCGTGTCCGCCGTGATTGATGAAGGTGTGCTCTACCGTATCCTCACGGACGGGGGCGACTGGGCCTTCTACAACGACACTCGGTACTACACGGTGCAGGTGCGATACCGCATTGCAGCTGGCTCGACGGTGACGCCAGGGAACTCTGTGACGGTAACCGGAGCAGGggcggagcaggagctgGCGATGGAGCTGGGGCCTGAGGAGACCAAAGTGTTCCTAACAGGCCGTGTGATGGGATTTGACAGCCTctgcaaagcagcgcttcTGCCGAGGTGTGTAGCAACGGCTGAAGAGGATGAGGCGCTGTGCAcggagccgcagcagcactggagCGTTCTCTCCACCTCGTACGCAGATGTCGCTGTACCCGTTCGCCATAGCGTGTCGACAGCGCACCTCGTCGCCGACTGTGTGGCGAAGCAGATTCGGTTTGTCGACCTGCATTTTTTCCCAAGCCACGCTTCCCTCTACCGCAGCGGCCAGGACAGCTTCTACGTGCCCCCGCTGCACTGGCGCCTGCCTATCAGCTACCTCCCCAACGATGACAGCGTCCGTCGTGAGGTACGTCTCTTTCGCGGCGCCGTCCTTCATCCAGAGGGTCTGCGCACGGGGCGTCTGTTTCCCAatcacctctttctctctgcggcagcagggcTTGCGTGTCGCTGgccgcaggcgctgcgccgtcttTTCATTCACCCGCAAGGGGCACGACAGGGTAAGCGTGACCGGGCGGTCGGTGCTCATCACGTCGAGCTGTGCACAGGGGGCTGGTGGTGTCCCTGGATCGTGGACGAGTTCTTTCCTGCGGCTGCACGGTGCCCCGAGTTCAGCCATTCTGCTGACGACCTGCGTGTATTGTGGCTGCTTCTGCTCGAGAAGGCCTGTGCAAAGGTGCTTGGCTCCTACGCGGCAACCCTGAATGCTCCCCTGGAATACTTTGTCAGTGCGTTCACCGGAGGGCCATGTAAGGTGTTGCACGAGATTTGGCCAGGACGCGAGGACTTGCGGGACTCTACCGCCAAGGCAACGCGCTTCTTTGCGCTCATGaagcgactgctgcggcagcgcacgacGGAGATGCCGAGCGTGGTGTGTTGGCTGCGACCCTACTtaagcagcgctgcccgcACCCAGAAAAAGGGCGATCCGCTGGAAGCGTTGTACGGGGATGTCGGACTTGACCccaacgccgccaccgtaGTGCTGGGGCTCGAGACGCTCCGTGACGGGCAGTGCGTCGTACGTCTGCGTCAGACAGCTGAGAAGAGAAGGCCCGCCGAGTCATGGCTTGACCTTTGGCGCCGCGCCGGAAAGCTGTGGGTGAACGAGGTGAGCGATCTCGTGTTCGCTATGGGGGAGACGGCGGGGGACACGGTGTGGATGGCGCTGGAGGACTTACCGCAGTACTTCCAAGGCGGTTGTGTAGCACCATTGACGAGCGACTGGGGTGTGGCAAAGGTGCAGGGTCAGTTCACACAGCGCCAGCCGtctgtggtgctgcaggtgacagcgacagcgccgacgcGCCTCTTGGTGAGCGTTACACAGCGGCACCTCGATGAGACCGGACTGTCGACGCTGACATTGAAAGATGAAGACACCTTAATCGGTGCAGGTCAAACATTAGCGGGCCTCAGCTGCCTGCTGTACTCCAAGGGCAGTGGCGACAGCACTCACTTTCTGGGGAGCAACGGCGACTCTCCTGACGCGTTCGACCTCGCTCAAGAGCCGCATTTTGTGTACGAGCGTGAGGTGGCTGCCGGGTACCTGCTGGACCCGTGTCAGGGCCCTTACTATGCAGTGCCGTTTGTGAGCTCCATCTCTTCCGATGTGGCCTACACCATAACGGCCCAACTGGTCGTGGCAGAATCACggtccaccgcagcgccgctggcaACGCCcgagagcagcacagcgaCGGTGCGCTTCATGACGACGAAGCCAGGGACTACTCTCTTTTCGAGTCTTGTTCAGCCGATCCTTCGTGAGTCCTCGATGGAAGTGAGCGCGACATCCTGGAACTACCAAAGCAGCTCACcaaagcagctgcgcatgtaTTACAGCACGGGAGTCTCTGTCACACTCGTTCTCGGCGGAAGCGATgtaccacagcagcaacagccggATACATCAACCCCTGGACCCATGTACACCTGTGAGAGGACAAGCACAGCTGAGGCTCACTAG
- a CDS encoding calpain-like cysteine peptidase, putative (TriTrypDB/GeneDB-style sysID: LpmP.31.0410): protein MPMDGSVILPTCGEDVVTDAMLDEYLQQSASPFSSSDSASEMLAAITTGSATPAQAHGLSATSLTSTLGASFLPTFKNFHSNSGCPIDLEVSSKGVRRRASHRVSTSLALQGNLSASEITSDDSGDFAFLTSDVRDADAYDLIRHYILYCKQQEKELEELEEECARLEAEQQHLYSAAIAAAMTRGISQASATNTLSPSNSNGVAATAASVSTTRGVSSLVARDEFGEAHIDPLKVCPYLNPYDAACKLQPYRYGQPTVVGCYTPVFKSGSLYRCTAADGSWLFYNDSQQYTMHVKYIVGASSVITAGPHASVHQRASGEYETQVMVWPQETEVLLVGEVNGFKNRSTAVPVDFSYTNPHATASTVSARALLNHFAYQTGKSSVSLLTTEDVLECCATQGSKWTAAVAAEGSSDGQHFVDPGFPPCSASLYRKGVDDLFLWDIPWRRPFEYLPATQRSEACLFARAVLPTDPCAGEGGDAYLCSAACSLAEYPTHVVRIFRHPVSTDAGSRERAAGAYRVTLNHGGWWTSTVVDSYLPASLKGPDLGRCSHDLRKLWYPLLEKAYAKLHGSYAAIQCGDPLEALQDLTGYPTFRFDEEWAAVAQDSTGACASKPTSYSPQSEQLFVFLEEVHQRGYLVCLSLPDDGPAESQAAQMGVVFGMSYTVLRLVRHGGSRLLQIRCPTLKMDSSGLWYAKSALWQQEPHLAALCGVDGDGRPEEASLWLDWSEALAMFEGGGVCCCRWDWAHDCRVRGSFTDGIPSFVLEVRVDDSSEDASPVEAYCILSQEDDRGIPADHPHRALRPLMLSVSSRRSENEGCDDAGSDPPADQRIRHVCSTNPDIHTEQLSFILGRDTALRVTFQPSVHPYYVIPRSLGEMNNKLFTVGLVSSTPVTTSGKLRVRLMQLLSSSPVFHNRRDFSTSQLEDVAVASFQIRGPDGRVRIGCGSTIG, encoded by the coding sequence ATGCCCATGGACGGAAGTGTCATCCTGCCCACCTGTGGTGAAGACGTCGTCACAGATGCCATGCTGGATGAGTATCTGCAGCAGTCCGCATcacctttctcttcctcagaCTCTGCGAGTGAAATGCTGGCTGCAATCACCACGGGCAGTGCCACGCCAGCGCAGGCTCACGGTCTCTCTGCAACGTCTTTAACGTCAACGTTGGGGGCTAGCTTCTTGCCAACCTTCAAAAATTTCCACAGTAACAGCGGGTGCCCCATTGACTTGGAGGTATCAAGCAAAGGCGTTCGGCGCCGTGCCAGTCATCGTGTCAGTACCAGCCTCGCACTGCAGGGGAACCTGTCTGCCTCGGAGATCACgagcgacgacagcggcgacttTGCGTTTCTTACGAGCGACGTGCGCGACGCCGACGCGTACGACCTTATTCGCCATTACATACTGTACTgcaagcagcaggagaaggagctggaagagctggaggaggaatGCGCACGGttggaggcggagcagcagcacctctacAGCGCCGCCATAGCGGCTGCCATGACCAGAGGAATATCACAGGCGTCAGCCACCAACACTCTGTCACCGTCGAACTCGAACGGAGttgcggcgacagcagccaGCGTCAGCACCACCCGCGGCGTCTCCTCGCTGGTTGCTAGAGACGAGTTCGGCGAGGCCCACATCGATCCACTGAAGGTGTGCCCCTACCTGAATCCGTACGACGCCGCTTGCAAACTGCAGCCGTACCGCTACGGACAGCCCACCGTCGTTGGTTGCTACACACCGGTTTTCAAGAGTGGAAGTCTTtaccgctgcaccgcagccgaTGGGTCGTGGCTGTTTTACAACGACTCGCAGCAGTACACGATGCATGTGAAGTATATTgtcggcgcctcctccgtcatcACGGCCGGTCCTCACGCATCGGTGCACCAGCGGGCGTCGGGCGAGTATGAGACGCAGGTGATGGTTTGGCCCCAGGAgacggaggtgctgcttgTAGGTGAAGTGAACGGCTTTAAGAATCGGTCTACCGCCGTACCTGTAGATTTCAGCTATACGAACCCCCATGCGACTGCCTCTACCGTGTCTGCGCGCGCTCTGCTGAACCACTTCGCCTACCAGACAGGAAAGTCGAGTGTCTCGCTGCTCACTACCGAGGACGTGCTGGAGTGTTGTGCGACCCAAGGCAGCAAATGgaccgctgctgtcgctgctgagggGTCTTCGGATGGGCAGCACTTTGTGGACCCCGGCTTCCCGCCCTGTAGCGCATCGCTCTACCGCAAAGGTGTCGATGACCTCTTTCTCTGGGATATACCCTGGCGGCGTCCCTTCGAGTACCTTCCCGCCACACAGCGCTCTGAAGCGTGCCTCTTTGCTCGCGCGGTGCTTCCGACAGACCCGTGTGCGGGGGAAGGCGGCGATGCGTACCTATGCAGTGCCgcttgctctctcgctgAGTACCCCACGCACGTCGTTCGAATTTTTCGGCACCCCGTCTCTACGGATGCCGGCAGCCGTGAGCGGGCGGCCGGGGCGTACCGTGTCACACTGAACCACGGCGGCTGGTGGACATCGACAGTTGTCGATAGCTACTTGCCTGCGTCGCTCAAGGGCCCGGACCTGGGGCGCTGCTCGCACGACCTGCGCAAGCTCTGGTACCCGCTGCTGGAAAAGGCGTACGCGAAGCTGCACGGCTCTTACGCTGCCATTCAGTGCGGTGATCCGCTCGAGGCACTGCAGGATCTCACCGGCTATCCAACGTTTCGGTTCGATGAGGagtgggcggcggtggcgcaggacAGCACCGGTGCCTGCGCGAGTAAGCCTACGTCCTACAGCCCACAGTCCGAGCAGCTCTTTGTCTTCTTAGAGGAGGTGCACCAACGCGGCTACCTTGTGTGTCTGAGCCTGCCGGACGACGGACCGGCCGAGTCCCAGGCAGCGCAGATGGGCGTGGTGTTTGGTATGTCGTACACGGTCCTGCGACTTGTTCGGCACGGCGGCTCTCGCCTTCTTCAGATTCGCTGCCCCACCTTGAAGATGGACAGCAGCGGGTTGTGGTACGCTAAGAGCGCACTATGGCAGCAGGAGCCGCACCTAGCCGCTTTGTGCGGGGTGGACGGTGATGGCAGGCCGGAGGAAGCGAGTTTGTGGCTGGACTGGTCTGAGGCGCTAGCAATGTTTGAGGGGGGCGGAGTGTGTTGCTGTCGTTGGGATTGGGCGCACGACTGCCGTGTGCGAGGCTCTTTCACTGACGGGATTCCCTCTTTCGTGTTGGAGGTGCGTGTCGACGACTCCAGTGAGGACGCAAGTCCTGTGGAGGCATACTGCATCTTGTCGCAGGAGGACGATCGCGGCATACCTGCAGATCACCCGCACCGTGCGCTACGTCCACTGATGCTCTCTGTCAGCAGCCGTCGCAGTGAGAATGAGGGATGCGACGACGCCGGCAGTGACCCACCGGCTGACCAGCGCATTCGGCACGTTTGCTCCACCAACCCAGACATCCACACAGAACAACTGAGCTTCATCCTAGGCCGGGACACAGCGCTCCGTGTGACCTTTCAGCCCTCGGTGCATCCGTACTATGTTATTCCTCGCTCGCTGGGCGAGATGAACAACAAGCTTTTCACAGTGGGCTTGGTCTCCTCCACACCGGTGACAACGTCAGGAAAGCTGCGAGTGCGACTTATGCAGCTGTTGTCCAGCTCACCGGTGTTTCACAACCGGCGGGACTTCTCGACATCGCAGCTCGAGGACGTGGCAGTGGCGTCGTTTCAGATCCGCGGTCCTGACGGGCGTGTGCGCATAGGATGCGGCAGCACTATTGGCTAA